One segment of Rosa chinensis cultivar Old Blush chromosome 6, RchiOBHm-V2, whole genome shotgun sequence DNA contains the following:
- the LOC112169621 gene encoding probable receptor-like protein kinase At1g49730 isoform X1, with protein MVFYRLGFLLGFLAFIGVQLIPLTIADCPLNLSGSNATLVASLCLNRDDRGKCCRYINAFVAVSIAQYANATSNLGVPSNLSNACLDFISQTLELHGIPQNATAFCGLGTKIPVNYECKGRTTVTQMVQSPKFPDVVENCKVPLSGESNCKKCINAGIVYLHNLLGTENNITFSTCRDATFAAVASQVDNASAVGIASCFFQVQGLNILPVSEPSPSSTPKASPSPLVAASPNQHLSGVALSEKHHPYHLTLVPGIGIAVTAVAVMMLLVLIVLIRKKSRELVDFGDIDKTSKSFPPPRPLRKFHEGPPSMFQKFSYKEIKKATDNFNTTIGQGGFGTVYKAHFSDGLVAAVKRMNKVSEQGEHEFCREIVLLARLHHRHLVSLRGFCIEKHERFLMYEYMANGSLKDHLHSPNRTPLSWQTRVQIAIDVANALEYLHFYCDPPLCHRDIKSSNILLDENFVAKVADFGLVHASKDGSVFFEPVNTDIRGTPECRISSGYMDPEYVVTQELTEKSDVYSYGVLLLEVVTGRRAIQDNRNLVEWSQKYMESESRVPDLVDPSIRDSFNLDQLQTLISVVSWCTQREGQDRPSIKQVLRLLYESSDPMHSGFIASVDDEEYGETEGRGRNSKGKMHRNDMICHSGDGRYLASSSSTSRSYCSRSFLLETGSPQSPPNIFSV; from the exons ATGGTGTTTTACAGACTGGGAtttcttctgggttttcttGCTTTTATTGGAGTGCAGCTAATCCCTCTAACAATAGCTG ACTGTCCATTGAATTTAAGTGGATCAAATGCTACTCTAGTAGCCTCTTTGTGCTTGAATAGAGATGACAGAGGGAAATGTTGCCGCTACATAAATGCTTTCGTTGCAGTATCTATTGCTCAGTATGCAAATGCAACAAGCAACTTAGGGGTGCCTTCAAATTTATCCAATGCATGCCTCGATTTCATATCACAAACCTTAGAATTGCATGGAATTCCCCAAAATGCAACAGCTTTCTGTGGTTTGGGGACAAAAATCCCAGTAAATTATGAGTGTAAGGGTCGAACAACTGTTACACAGATGGTGCAGTCTCCGAAATTCCCTGATGTCGTGGAAAATTGCAAAGTACCACTgtcaggggaaagtaattgcaaGAAGTGTATAAATGCTGGCATTGTATATCTTCATAACCTATTAGGAACTGAAAATAACATTACATTCAGTACCTGCCGTGATGCAACTTTTGCTGCAGTAGCAAGCCAAGTTGATAATGCTTCAGCTGTTGGCATTGCAAGCTGTTTCTTTCAAGTCCAGGGGCTTAACATCCTACCAG TTTCAGAGCCATCACCATCATCCACCCCAAAGGCATCTCCAAGTCCATTGGTGGCTGCTAGCCCAAACCAACACTTGTCAGGTGTAGCCTTAAGTGAAAAACATCATCCCTACCATCTGACCCTGGTTCCAGGTATCGGCATTGCAGTAACTGCTGTTGCCGTAATGATGCTTTTAGTCCTGATAGTTCTTATTCGTAAGAAAAGCAGAGAGCTAGTGGATTTTGGAGATATAGAtaagacatcaaaatcatttCCCCCACCTCGTCCTTTAAGGAAATTTCATGAAG GTCCTCCATCTATGTTTCAAAAATTCAGCTACAAGGAGATAAAGAAGGCGACAGACAATTTCAATACTACCATTGGACAAGGGGGATTTGGAACTGTTTACAAAGCTCACTTTAGTGATGGTTTAGTAGCAGCAGTGAAGCGGATGAACAAAGTTTCCGAGCAGGGGGAGCATGAGTTCTGCAGAGAGATAGTGCTTCTTGCCAGGTTGCATCATCGGCATCTTGTTTCTCTTAGGGGCTTCTGCATTGAGAAACATGAGAG GTTTCTGATGTATGAGTACATGGCAAATGGTAGCCTGAAGGATCATCTTCATT CTCCCAATAGAACTCCTCTAAGTTGGCAGACTAGAGTTCAAATTGCCATTGATGTGGCTAATGCTCTG GAGTATCTCCATTTCTATTGTGATCCTCCTCTTTGCCATAGAGATATCAAGTCCAGCAATATCTTACTGGATGAAAATTTTGTGGCCAAG GTTGCAGACTTTGGCCTTGTACATGCATCAAAAGATGGTTCAGTTTTCTTTGAACCGGTAAATACTGATATCCGGGGAACTCCAG AATGTCGGATATCATCAGGTTATATGGATCCCGAGTATGTCGTTACTCAGGAGTTAACAGAGAAAAGTGATGTATACAGCTATGGTGTCCTATTGTTGGAGGTAGTGACTGGGAGACGAGCGATACAAGACAACAGGAATTTGGTTGAATGGTCACAAAAATACATGGAATCGGAATCAAGGGTACCTGATTTAGTCGATCCCAGTATAAGGGACTCATTTAACTTGGATCAGCTTCAAACACTCATTTCTGTTGTCAGCTGGTGCACCCAGAGAGAAGGCCAGGACAGGCCTTCAATTAAACAGGTGCTTAGGCTTTTGTATGAGAGTTCGGACCCGATGCATAGTGGATTTATAGCATCTGTAGACGACGAAGAGTACGGAGAGACAGAAGGAAGAGGAAGGAACAGTAAAGGCAAGATGCATAGGAATGACATGATCTGTCACAGTGGGGATGGGAGATATCTGGCTTCTTCTTCAAGTACATCCAGGTCATATTGTAGCAGAAGCTTCTTGCTTGAAACTGGGTCTCCACAATCCCCGCCGAATATTTTTTCTGTTTGA
- the LOC112169621 gene encoding probable receptor-like protein kinase At1g49730 isoform X3, whose product MLGNRVWIKILNCPLNLSGSNATLVASLCLNRDDRGKCCRYINAFVAVSIAQYANATSNLGVPSNLSNACLDFISQTLELHGIPQNATAFCGLGTKIPVNYECKGRTTVTQMVQSPKFPDVVENCKVPLSGESNCKKCINAGIVYLHNLLGTENNITFSTCRDATFAAVASQVDNASAVGIASCFFQVQGLNILPVSEPSPSSTPKASPSPLVAASPNQHLSGVALSEKHHPYHLTLVPGIGIAVTAVAVMMLLVLIVLIRKKSRELVDFGDIDKTSKSFPPPRPLRKFHEGPPSMFQKFSYKEIKKATDNFNTTIGQGGFGTVYKAHFSDGLVAAVKRMNKVSEQGEHEFCREIVLLARLHHRHLVSLRGFCIEKHERFLMYEYMANGSLKDHLHSPNRTPLSWQTRVQIAIDVANALEYLHFYCDPPLCHRDIKSSNILLDENFVAKVADFGLVHASKDGSVFFEPVNTDIRGTPECRISSGYMDPEYVVTQELTEKSDVYSYGVLLLEVVTGRRAIQDNRNLVEWSQKYMESESRVPDLVDPSIRDSFNLDQLQTLISVVSWCTQREGQDRPSIKQVLRLLYESSDPMHSGFIASVDDEEYGETEGRGRNSKGKMHRNDMICHSGDGRYLASSSSTSRSYCSRSFLLETGSPQSPPNIFSV is encoded by the exons ATGTTGGGTAACAGGGTTTGGATTAAGATACTTA ACTGTCCATTGAATTTAAGTGGATCAAATGCTACTCTAGTAGCCTCTTTGTGCTTGAATAGAGATGACAGAGGGAAATGTTGCCGCTACATAAATGCTTTCGTTGCAGTATCTATTGCTCAGTATGCAAATGCAACAAGCAACTTAGGGGTGCCTTCAAATTTATCCAATGCATGCCTCGATTTCATATCACAAACCTTAGAATTGCATGGAATTCCCCAAAATGCAACAGCTTTCTGTGGTTTGGGGACAAAAATCCCAGTAAATTATGAGTGTAAGGGTCGAACAACTGTTACACAGATGGTGCAGTCTCCGAAATTCCCTGATGTCGTGGAAAATTGCAAAGTACCACTgtcaggggaaagtaattgcaaGAAGTGTATAAATGCTGGCATTGTATATCTTCATAACCTATTAGGAACTGAAAATAACATTACATTCAGTACCTGCCGTGATGCAACTTTTGCTGCAGTAGCAAGCCAAGTTGATAATGCTTCAGCTGTTGGCATTGCAAGCTGTTTCTTTCAAGTCCAGGGGCTTAACATCCTACCAG TTTCAGAGCCATCACCATCATCCACCCCAAAGGCATCTCCAAGTCCATTGGTGGCTGCTAGCCCAAACCAACACTTGTCAGGTGTAGCCTTAAGTGAAAAACATCATCCCTACCATCTGACCCTGGTTCCAGGTATCGGCATTGCAGTAACTGCTGTTGCCGTAATGATGCTTTTAGTCCTGATAGTTCTTATTCGTAAGAAAAGCAGAGAGCTAGTGGATTTTGGAGATATAGAtaagacatcaaaatcatttCCCCCACCTCGTCCTTTAAGGAAATTTCATGAAG GTCCTCCATCTATGTTTCAAAAATTCAGCTACAAGGAGATAAAGAAGGCGACAGACAATTTCAATACTACCATTGGACAAGGGGGATTTGGAACTGTTTACAAAGCTCACTTTAGTGATGGTTTAGTAGCAGCAGTGAAGCGGATGAACAAAGTTTCCGAGCAGGGGGAGCATGAGTTCTGCAGAGAGATAGTGCTTCTTGCCAGGTTGCATCATCGGCATCTTGTTTCTCTTAGGGGCTTCTGCATTGAGAAACATGAGAG GTTTCTGATGTATGAGTACATGGCAAATGGTAGCCTGAAGGATCATCTTCATT CTCCCAATAGAACTCCTCTAAGTTGGCAGACTAGAGTTCAAATTGCCATTGATGTGGCTAATGCTCTG GAGTATCTCCATTTCTATTGTGATCCTCCTCTTTGCCATAGAGATATCAAGTCCAGCAATATCTTACTGGATGAAAATTTTGTGGCCAAG GTTGCAGACTTTGGCCTTGTACATGCATCAAAAGATGGTTCAGTTTTCTTTGAACCGGTAAATACTGATATCCGGGGAACTCCAG AATGTCGGATATCATCAGGTTATATGGATCCCGAGTATGTCGTTACTCAGGAGTTAACAGAGAAAAGTGATGTATACAGCTATGGTGTCCTATTGTTGGAGGTAGTGACTGGGAGACGAGCGATACAAGACAACAGGAATTTGGTTGAATGGTCACAAAAATACATGGAATCGGAATCAAGGGTACCTGATTTAGTCGATCCCAGTATAAGGGACTCATTTAACTTGGATCAGCTTCAAACACTCATTTCTGTTGTCAGCTGGTGCACCCAGAGAGAAGGCCAGGACAGGCCTTCAATTAAACAGGTGCTTAGGCTTTTGTATGAGAGTTCGGACCCGATGCATAGTGGATTTATAGCATCTGTAGACGACGAAGAGTACGGAGAGACAGAAGGAAGAGGAAGGAACAGTAAAGGCAAGATGCATAGGAATGACATGATCTGTCACAGTGGGGATGGGAGATATCTGGCTTCTTCTTCAAGTACATCCAGGTCATATTGTAGCAGAAGCTTCTTGCTTGAAACTGGGTCTCCACAATCCCCGCCGAATATTTTTTCTGTTTGA
- the LOC112169621 gene encoding probable receptor-like protein kinase At1g49730 isoform X2 yields the protein MVFYRLGFLLGFLAFIGVQLIPLTIADCPLNLSGSNATLVASLCLNRDDRGKCCRYINAFVAVSIAQYANATSNLGVPSNLSNACLDFISQTLELHGIPQNATAFCGLGTKIPVNYECKGRTTVTQMVQSPKFPDVVENCKVPLSGESNCKKCINAGIVYLHNLLGTENNITFSTCRDATFAAVASQVDNASAVGIASCFFQVQGLNILPVSEPSPSSTPKASPSPLVAASPNQHLSGVALSEKHHPYHLTLVPGIGIAVTAVAVMMLLVLIVLIRKKSRELVDFGDIDKTSKSFPPPRPLRKFHEGPPSMFQKFSYKEIKKATDNFNTTIGQGGFGTVYKAHFSDGLVAAVKRMNKVSEQGEHEFCREIVLLARLHHRHLVSLRGFCIEKHERFLMYEYMANGSLKDHLHSPNRTPLSWQTRVQIAIDVANALEYLHFYCDPPLCHRDIKSSNILLDENFVAKVADFGLVHASKDGSVFFEPVNTDIRGTPGYMDPEYVVTQELTEKSDVYSYGVLLLEVVTGRRAIQDNRNLVEWSQKYMESESRVPDLVDPSIRDSFNLDQLQTLISVVSWCTQREGQDRPSIKQVLRLLYESSDPMHSGFIASVDDEEYGETEGRGRNSKGKMHRNDMICHSGDGRYLASSSSTSRSYCSRSFLLETGSPQSPPNIFSV from the exons ATGGTGTTTTACAGACTGGGAtttcttctgggttttcttGCTTTTATTGGAGTGCAGCTAATCCCTCTAACAATAGCTG ACTGTCCATTGAATTTAAGTGGATCAAATGCTACTCTAGTAGCCTCTTTGTGCTTGAATAGAGATGACAGAGGGAAATGTTGCCGCTACATAAATGCTTTCGTTGCAGTATCTATTGCTCAGTATGCAAATGCAACAAGCAACTTAGGGGTGCCTTCAAATTTATCCAATGCATGCCTCGATTTCATATCACAAACCTTAGAATTGCATGGAATTCCCCAAAATGCAACAGCTTTCTGTGGTTTGGGGACAAAAATCCCAGTAAATTATGAGTGTAAGGGTCGAACAACTGTTACACAGATGGTGCAGTCTCCGAAATTCCCTGATGTCGTGGAAAATTGCAAAGTACCACTgtcaggggaaagtaattgcaaGAAGTGTATAAATGCTGGCATTGTATATCTTCATAACCTATTAGGAACTGAAAATAACATTACATTCAGTACCTGCCGTGATGCAACTTTTGCTGCAGTAGCAAGCCAAGTTGATAATGCTTCAGCTGTTGGCATTGCAAGCTGTTTCTTTCAAGTCCAGGGGCTTAACATCCTACCAG TTTCAGAGCCATCACCATCATCCACCCCAAAGGCATCTCCAAGTCCATTGGTGGCTGCTAGCCCAAACCAACACTTGTCAGGTGTAGCCTTAAGTGAAAAACATCATCCCTACCATCTGACCCTGGTTCCAGGTATCGGCATTGCAGTAACTGCTGTTGCCGTAATGATGCTTTTAGTCCTGATAGTTCTTATTCGTAAGAAAAGCAGAGAGCTAGTGGATTTTGGAGATATAGAtaagacatcaaaatcatttCCCCCACCTCGTCCTTTAAGGAAATTTCATGAAG GTCCTCCATCTATGTTTCAAAAATTCAGCTACAAGGAGATAAAGAAGGCGACAGACAATTTCAATACTACCATTGGACAAGGGGGATTTGGAACTGTTTACAAAGCTCACTTTAGTGATGGTTTAGTAGCAGCAGTGAAGCGGATGAACAAAGTTTCCGAGCAGGGGGAGCATGAGTTCTGCAGAGAGATAGTGCTTCTTGCCAGGTTGCATCATCGGCATCTTGTTTCTCTTAGGGGCTTCTGCATTGAGAAACATGAGAG GTTTCTGATGTATGAGTACATGGCAAATGGTAGCCTGAAGGATCATCTTCATT CTCCCAATAGAACTCCTCTAAGTTGGCAGACTAGAGTTCAAATTGCCATTGATGTGGCTAATGCTCTG GAGTATCTCCATTTCTATTGTGATCCTCCTCTTTGCCATAGAGATATCAAGTCCAGCAATATCTTACTGGATGAAAATTTTGTGGCCAAG GTTGCAGACTTTGGCCTTGTACATGCATCAAAAGATGGTTCAGTTTTCTTTGAACCGGTAAATACTGATATCCGGGGAACTCCAG GTTATATGGATCCCGAGTATGTCGTTACTCAGGAGTTAACAGAGAAAAGTGATGTATACAGCTATGGTGTCCTATTGTTGGAGGTAGTGACTGGGAGACGAGCGATACAAGACAACAGGAATTTGGTTGAATGGTCACAAAAATACATGGAATCGGAATCAAGGGTACCTGATTTAGTCGATCCCAGTATAAGGGACTCATTTAACTTGGATCAGCTTCAAACACTCATTTCTGTTGTCAGCTGGTGCACCCAGAGAGAAGGCCAGGACAGGCCTTCAATTAAACAGGTGCTTAGGCTTTTGTATGAGAGTTCGGACCCGATGCATAGTGGATTTATAGCATCTGTAGACGACGAAGAGTACGGAGAGACAGAAGGAAGAGGAAGGAACAGTAAAGGCAAGATGCATAGGAATGACATGATCTGTCACAGTGGGGATGGGAGATATCTGGCTTCTTCTTCAAGTACATCCAGGTCATATTGTAGCAGAAGCTTCTTGCTTGAAACTGGGTCTCCACAATCCCCGCCGAATATTTTTTCTGTTTGA